From a single Cyclobacterium marinum DSM 745 genomic region:
- a CDS encoding 6-pyruvoyl trahydropterin synthase family protein — protein sequence MKIAIYRKEHFNAAHRLHNPQWSAEKNDAVFGKCNNPSYHGHNYDLEVKLTGPIDPETGYVYDMKLLKDVIKENVTKKFDHKNLNLDVDEFKNLNPTAENIAVVIWNILREKIELKYDLTIRLYETERNFVEFSGD from the coding sequence ATGAAAATAGCCATTTATAGAAAAGAGCACTTTAATGCTGCCCATAGGCTTCACAACCCACAGTGGTCAGCGGAAAAAAATGATGCAGTTTTCGGAAAATGTAATAATCCCAGTTACCATGGCCACAATTATGACCTGGAAGTAAAGCTTACAGGTCCAATAGATCCTGAAACAGGCTATGTCTATGACATGAAGTTATTGAAGGATGTAATTAAAGAAAATGTTACGAAAAAGTTTGATCACAAAAATTTAAATTTAGATGTCGATGAATTCAAGAACCTTAATCCAACTGCAGAAAACATTGCTGTGGTTATTTGGAATATTTTGAGAGAGAAAATTGAATTAAAATACGACTTAACAATTCGATTATATGAAACAGAAAGAAACTTTGTTGAATTCAGCGGGGATTGA
- a CDS encoding murein L,D-transpeptidase catalytic domain family protein — MIKIIAFTIFIVFPVFAIEMQPSLFVNTIPMEKDGTMAIGENVENLWEKVGDKHPLLKKEVLTMAYEGYSKMIDEGLIEEGKPLTIIDFDLPSYEQRLWVIDFDNQTLEYASLVAHGRNSGGLHAEKFSNIPESYMSSLGFYLTGETYVGKHGKSLRLDGMEKGINDNARARAIVIHAADYAENSFVKRHGRLGRSLGCPALPSDNFEAIIELIKEKSCLFVHASEPQYRRQSVFIKEWASS; from the coding sequence ATGATTAAAATAATTGCCTTTACAATTTTTATAGTATTTCCGGTTTTTGCCATTGAGATGCAACCTTCCCTTTTTGTCAATACAATTCCAATGGAAAAAGATGGGACTATGGCAATTGGCGAAAATGTAGAAAATCTATGGGAGAAAGTGGGGGATAAACACCCATTGCTTAAGAAGGAAGTCTTGACCATGGCCTATGAAGGTTATTCGAAAATGATTGACGAGGGTTTGATTGAAGAAGGAAAACCATTGACAATAATCGATTTTGATTTGCCCTCCTATGAACAAAGGCTTTGGGTAATTGATTTTGATAATCAAACCTTGGAATATGCTTCTCTTGTGGCCCATGGAAGGAATTCGGGTGGTTTGCATGCTGAAAAATTTTCGAATATACCGGAAAGCTATATGAGTAGTCTAGGGTTTTACCTAACAGGTGAAACATATGTTGGGAAACATGGGAAATCTCTGCGGTTGGATGGAATGGAAAAAGGGATTAACGACAATGCTAGGGCAAGAGCCATTGTGATACATGCTGCTGATTATGCTGAAAATTCATTCGTTAAACGGCATGGAAGGCTTGGTAGAAGTTTAGGTTGTCCGGCTTTACCTTCTGATAATTTTGAAGCTATCATTGAATTGATAAAAGAAAAAAGTTGCTTATTTGTCCATGCTAGCGAACCTCAATATAGAAGGCAATCTGTTTTTATCAAAGAATGGGCCTCAAGCTAA